Genomic DNA from Synergistota bacterium:
AACCTTATCAATCTTTAACGTCTCCCCCTCCGGAACATCGACTTTTTCAATCTCGACTATGCTACCTCTTTCAACCGCGTATTGTTTCCCGCCCATCTCAATGATAGCGTAAACCATCTCTCCCCTTACCCCCTTTACCATTATACCGAGACTGCAAGCGGAATTCTATCATAGCACATTTCGGGCTGTCAAGGCATTCAAGGTTTCCCAAGCATTTTTCAACAAGTTTCCCTATCGGCGTTTCTCCTCCCGCAAGCCAATAAGCAAAATGTGCATGCAGACACTTTATGCCATTTGGCTTGCCTACCCCACCTATTCCACTTTCCCTTATCACCTGAATATATGAGGGCCATTTTTCACTCAAATAGCGTTTTATTCCTTTCCCTAACAAGGAAAATCTTTCCTCAGCATATCGCTTGTGCGCCAGCTTGAGAGCTCTCCTTAGCTCAAGATCTGAAAGCACAAGATTATGAAAATCTTCTATTTTACCGAGGCTCTCAAGCACACTAATGCCTTCCCTTAGAAAAGGGCATGTCAACCAGTAAAGCGTAGGAAAAGGCTTTCCACCGAGCATTGGAAAGCATTTTATAACCTGTGGATATCCCCACCTACATCTTTTAGCAACGCCTAAGAAACCGCTTATTTTCCTTTTAAGCTGATACCTGACTATTTCAAGATCCTTGAAGTAATCTTTTCCACCACGGCACATTAAGCTTGAGCAGGTACTCCATTCTCCTTTCAAAAATCCTGGCTATTTTCGAATCATGTATTATAACCAGGTTCTCTTGATTCCTTTTTTCAGCACTTGCAGTCCAGTTATAACTTCCCGTTATAACTATTTTGCTATCGATCACACAAAACTTGTTATGCATTAAACCTGGCATTCTATCATAAACAACGAAGATACCTCTCTTTGCGAGGTATCTTCCCTTTGAAAACCTCTCCTCTGCCTGATGCCTATCTAGGAGAACTCTAACCCTCACTCCCCTCTCATGCGCTCTGATGAGGGCTCTCGCGAGCTCGCGACTCGTAAAGGAAAACATCGCTACATCTATAAAACTCTTAGCGGAATCCAACAGACTTACTATCCTATCCGCACATCCACCATTAGGGCTAAAATAAACCTCTATGACTAAGGAATTAGCTGCTCCACAAAATAACAGGGAAAGGATAACCACTATAAGGAAAGCTCTCTTTATCTTCATAAGTTTAACTCGCCTCCCTGAAGGAGGTCAAAATAACTTTATATCCTCTACTATGCAGAGTTTTTATCAGATCAGGCCTCTCGCTCTTTCCCTCGAAGATTCCAAAAACGGTTGAACCGCTACCTGACATCGACGAAAAGAGTGCTCCTTTCTTTTCAAAAATATTCTTAACTTCCGCAAGATCCGGATAGCGCGAAAAAACCACTTTTTCAAGATCATTTCTTAAAATTCGCTTTAACAGACTCCAATTCCCTTCTTTAAAGGCAGAAAGTATCAGCCCTATATCTGGCATTTCTGAATAAGGAGGCTTAAACCACGAATATACATCTGCCGTTTTTAAACCATACCATGGAACTGCAAGAATAACCCGCACATCCGTATTCAGTGAAAAAGACAACCTCTCTATCCTCTCCCCACGCCCCATAACGAGAGAAAAGCCTCCTTTTATAAAAAAGGGGACATCGCTACCAACCCGCGAAGCTAACATTAAAATATCTCTCTCTTTAAGCGCAACATTATAAAGCTTAAGAACTCCTCTTATAACAGCAGCTGCATCTGAGCTTCCGCCTCCCAACCCTGCGGACAAAGGTATCCTCTTCTTCAGCAGAACTTTAACCCCACCTTCTATGCCCAAGCTCTGATTTAAAATCGAAATCGCCCGCTTAACGATATTTTCATCCTTAATTGATTCCCCAACAACGATTACATCGCTTTCCTTAGACATCCAGAGGACTATGTCATCGCTTAAAGATATCTCATGCATAAAAGTGACTATCTCATGATAACCATCTTTTCTTCTTCCAAGTACCCATAATCCAAGGTTTATCTTAGCAAATGCCTTCTCTTTTATAGCAGTTTCTGGCGCGTGGAACAGAGCTCGACCTCTACCTCCTTTGTCAGAAGCTCAGCATAACTATAGGAAACGATATGCCCAACACCGATAACTTTAACGGTAAAGAGGCAGGGGTATGTTTCTTTTATTATTCCATATCTTTCCTCAACTCGTCTCCTTCCTTTATTAGCCCTTACCTTCACCTCCTCCCCAAGATGAGCTTCTATTATCTTTCTTATGTCATTGAGAGATTTTTGCACCTCTCTCACCACCTGCCTTCTACCTACCACCCCATGTAAATCAAGCTAACCCTTATTACCCCATCTCCAAAAATCCCGGGAAGGTTATACACCTTCCCTTTAACCGATATAGCATTTTTATATCTACCACTCACTCTGATGTAAACGGGATCTGGAAGCTCTCGCCAAATATCATAAAAGATCATACGCCCTTTTCTATCAAGAACATATTTACCTTCATCTCCAGATGGATTTCCCGCTCCCCCTGTAAGAACACTTTCGCTAAAAAGGTAAAATTTTCCCCCTTTAAATACCCAGCAATCCTCAACGGGAAACAACGCATAAGAGTGAATATAAGAATAAAAAACCTTTTCTCCATCACTTAACGGGATAAGTACCCTTTTTTTTCCCGCGGAGAGAGAAAGGAAGGGTATTACAATTATTAGAAGATACAGTAGCGCCTTTCTACTTAACCATTCCTTTCTGCCGATAGTATTTCTTAGCTCCCTCATGAAGGGGTACGCTCACCCCATCAAGAGCACTATCGAGGGTTATAAGCTTGGCTTTCGAATGAACGTTATAAATTTCGCTTATGTGATCAAAAGCTCCCCTTACAACCTTATAAATGAGATCCGCGGGCACCCTTGAATCCGCTATCCACATAGCCATAACCGAAAGAGTAGGGACATCCATCCGCTGATTTCTGTAAGTCCCCGCTGGTATAACGCTTTTAGTAAACCATGGATATTTTTTCCTTACTCTTCTTATAAACTCATCACTAAAGGGAACTATAACCACATCCCTCGCAGTAGCAACATCGATTATGGCGCGCGCTGGACAACCCACCGTATAAAAAAAGGCATCTATTTGGCCATCTTTCATTCTCTGAGCTGCAGTCCCACTACCCACATAGCTAACCACCATATCTTTGTATGAAAGCCCCGCTTCTTTGAGGATCAATCTCACATCTATTTCAGTTCCACTACCAGGTTTTCCGACTGCAACCCTCTTACCTTTAAGATCATAAATGGCTTCTATTTGGGAGCTTTTTAGAGCCACAAGGTGTATCATCTCCGGATAAAGAGAAGCAATAGCTCTTATATTCGTTATA
This window encodes:
- a CDS encoding bL21 family ribosomal protein; this translates as MVKGVRGEMVYAIIEMGGKQYAVERGSIVEIEKVDVPEGETLKIDKV
- a CDS encoding DUF1850 domain-containing protein, translating into MRELRNTIGRKEWLSRKALLYLLIIVIPFLSLSAGKKRVLIPLSDGEKVFYSYIHSYALFPVEDCWVFKGGKFYLFSESVLTGGAGNPSGDEGKYVLDRKGRMIFYDIWRELPDPVYIRVSGRYKNAISVKGKVYNLPGIFGDGVIRVSLIYMGW
- a CDS encoding TAXI family TRAP transporter solute-binding subunit; the protein is MFLIAFFLIGGISGQALAGKIYMSIVTGSTGGTYYPIGEAIANLVNKYVSEVTIIVETGNASVANCNLIGRHETEMAFAQNDVANWAYEGKYLFKKPITNIRAIASLYPEMIHLVALKSSQIEAIYDLKGKRVAVGKPGSGTEIDVRLILKEAGLSYKDMVVSYVGSGTAAQRMKDGQIDAFFYTVGCPARAIIDVATARDVVIVPFSDEFIRRVRKKYPWFTKSVIPAGTYRNQRMDVPTLSVMAMWIADSRVPADLIYKVVRGAFDHISEIYNVHSKAKLITLDSALDGVSVPLHEGAKKYYRQKGMVK
- a CDS encoding DUF501 domain-containing protein; the protein is MCRGGKDYFKDLEIVRYQLKRKISGFLGVAKRCRWGYPQVIKCFPMLGGKPFPTLYWLTCPFLREGISVLESLGKIEDFHNLVLSDLELRRALKLAHKRYAEERFSLLGKGIKRYLSEKWPSYIQVIRESGIGGVGKPNGIKCLHAHFAYWLAGGETPIGKLVEKCLGNLECLDSPKCAMIEFRLQSRYNGKGGKGRDGLRYH
- a CDS encoding phospholipase D family protein, yielding MKIKRAFLIVVILSLLFCGAANSLVIEVYFSPNGGCADRIVSLLDSAKSFIDVAMFSFTSRELARALIRAHERGVRVRVLLDRHQAEERFSKGRYLAKRGIFVVYDRMPGLMHNKFCVIDSKIVITGSYNWTASAEKRNQENLVIIHDSKIARIFERRMEYLLKLNVPWWKRLLQGS
- the ispE gene encoding 4-(cytidine 5'-diphospho)-2-C-methyl-D-erythritol kinase, whose protein sequence is MFHAPETAIKEKAFAKINLGLWVLGRRKDGYHEIVTFMHEISLSDDIVLWMSKESDVIVVGESIKDENIVKRAISILNQSLGIEGGVKVLLKKRIPLSAGLGGGSSDAAAVIRGVLKLYNVALKERDILMLASRVGSDVPFFIKGGFSLVMGRGERIERLSFSLNTDVRVILAVPWYGLKTADVYSWFKPPYSEMPDIGLILSAFKEGNWSLLKRILRNDLEKVVFSRYPDLAEVKNIFEKKGALFSSMSGSGSTVFGIFEGKSERPDLIKTLHSRGYKVILTSFREAS
- a CDS encoding Veg family protein → MQKSLNDIRKIIEAHLGEEVKVRANKGRRRVEERYGIIKETYPCLFTVKVIGVGHIVSYSYAELLTKEVEVELCSTRQKLL